CCAGCTCCACGCTGGAAAACTCGCTCACCGGGCGCACAACGCCTCCGGCCTCTTCCAGCAAACGCAATTCGCGGCGCTGGTTGTAGCGGAACTTCTTCGACAGTTCTTCCGGCGTGCGGGCCATGGCCAGTTGCTCGGCCTGCGGCTTGAGGCCACTGAAACGGCCTTCATTCAGGGCCGACAGGTAGCGCGCACGCTGGCGCAACGGCGCCTCGGCGCCTGGCGCGGCGGGCAGGATCAACTCGGCATTACCCAGGTCGAACAGGCCCTTTTTACCGCGCTGCTTGAGCACGTCCTTGGACAGCGCAAGGTCACGGCCCCAGGTCGCGATGCACGCCTGAAGTTCGCCGCCTTGCTCCCAGGCCAGGTAACGCACCGGGATTTCAGCCAGCCCGGCGAGGCGCTCGATCACCTGCGGGTGGGTCGCAACACTGCCGCCAAAACGCTGCCAGGCGTCGCTGTAGACAGGCGCATCGACGACGGACCAGCCGCGCTCGCGCCAGCCTTGAAATCGATTGAGCATCAAGCCCCCGCGGTCAATTCAATAACGTGCGGCAGTTGCCAGAAGGTATCGCGTACCGCCTGATCCGAGAAGCGCTCGCGCAGGCGCTCCAGCATCAT
The genomic region above belongs to Pseudomonas poae and contains:
- a CDS encoding GNAT family N-acetyltransferase, encoding MLNRFQGWRERGWSVVDAPVYSDAWQRFGGSVATHPQVIERLAGLAEIPVRYLAWEQGGELQACIATWGRDLALSKDVLKQRGKKGLFDLGNAELILPAAPGAEAPLRQRARYLSALNEGRFSGLKPQAEQLAMARTPEELSKKFRYNQRRELRLLEEAGGVVRPVSEFSSVELAAIYCDLFLRRWGFVATGAERMAEVIELLREWLIGSVIFLNDAPIAVQLVYRVESPEWISVEYVNGGVDPQTRAFSPGSVLSFLNTQSAWEQAREVGKPLRFSFGRADREYKDRWCNSVPVLTV